The uncultured Umboniibacter sp. genome includes the window ACGATACTCATCGCCCTCTTCGAATACCCACGAGTACTCAAAGCCGTTGGACACCCAGGGCACGGACGATTCAGACTCATCGATGCGCCCTTTAAACTCGTCAAAGAGCGTATCCGACAGCGCGGTGTTCGCACTTAACCAGCTTTGAAAGTAGGCATTTTCTTCGTTGAGATAACCGAGTACATCCTGATCATCTACCGTGGGATAGTCCTGATCGCGAATCCAGTTCCATGGGTCGGATACGGTAATGCCATGATGAGTGAATTCATGCTCACGCATCTCAGCCGAAGGCGGATTGGGTAGCTCGGTTAACAAGCTGTTCGAGTGGTTGTGACTCGGTGCAGCCGCCTTGTCATTTGACGTGCAAGCACTTACCAACACCACGGCGCCTAAGGCCAGAGCAATTGGTTTAATACCAAAATTTTTCATAGCAATTCCCGTTTATTAGTTTTCACCCTTTTGGGGTGTGCACCGTTGGTGCAGTGATCAAGAGTTAGATTAGCCTGACTGAATGGGTTTGTACACGGGGGGTTAGTCACCCTACCTTGTCATGTTAAGTCCTCGTGAAAAAGCAGGGATTCGTTTAGTCGGGTAACGCAACTACCCGAACTGGTAGTTTGTGAGCTTGCTTTGCCCCTACCCTTTTAGGTAGTAAGTAAACCCTATTCGCCAAATTCCTCACCAACTAATGACCACGCAGCAATTGGCAGGTACACTTTATAAAAGCATTTCAAAGGGCGATGAAAATGGATTTTCCAACCTACGAACTACTCAAAGAATATCAGCGTGATCACCGCGATAGCTTCAATCAGGATATTGGCCTGCGTATTCATCGCGCCCTAAGTTGGCTGCATCGCTCCCTGCACGAGCAGGATGATCTGGACGCCCAGTTTGTATTCCTCTGGATTGCCTTTAATTCCGCCTACGCCTACAACAGCACCTCGGAGTATCGGGTCACCGAGACCGAACAATTCTCCGGCTTCATCAGTCGTCTAGTGGGCCACGACAGCCATCAGTTGCTCCACCGCGTGCTCTGGACACACTACCCCAATGCCATTCGGGTGCTGTTGGGCAATAAGTTTGTGTTTCGCCCCTTTTGGGAGGCACAGATGGGTGAGCCCATGGAAACCGGCTGGTTGGAACAATTCGAGCGAGCAAACCAAGCCGCGAATACGGCGCTAGGTCGGCAGGACGCAGCCACCGTATTGCAGATTGTGATGACGAGGCTCTATACCCTGCGCAATCAGATCCTCCACGGTGGTGCCACCTGGAACAGCGCCGTGAACCGAGATCAACTTCGCGACGCCTGCGCACTCCTTAGTGAGCTGGTGCCCTGTGTCATCTCCATTATGATGTCCCACGCCGGTGAGGTATGGGGCCCCGCCCACTATCCGGTTATTGAGGGTTAAGCTTCATGACGATTGCCACCGTAGTACAAACCTTTCGGCCACCATTTTTAGTGTTAACGCCCATCTGTGTATTTTTAGGTGTTAGCACCGCCTCCGCTAGCGGCGCTACCCTCAACACCCTGCAAGTGGCGCTAATACTACTGGGCTGCCTCTGCGCTCATATGAGTGTGAACGCCCTAAATGAATACCATGACTTTAAGAGTGGCTTGGACTTACAAACACAGCGCACTCCGTTTAGTGGTGGCAGTGGCGCATTACCTAGCAACCCCGAAGCGGCATCAATCGTATTGGCGTCCGGCGTAGCCTGCCTGGCTATAACCTTAGTCATCGGCGTTTATTTTGCGCTAACGGCTGCCATGCAAACCCTCGCCGTTACGGCCGTAGCTGCCGTGTTAGTACTTACTTATACCACCATTTTAAACCGGCTACCGTGGTTCTGCTTAGTTGCCCCAGGCTTGGGTTTTGGGGTGTTGATGGTGGTGGGAACTCACTGGGTGTTAGCGGGTGAAGCAAACGCTTTGGTGTGGTGGCTGAGCTTGATTCCCGTCCTGCTGTTAAACAACCTGCTACTCATAAACCAATACCCTGACATTACTGCGGACCGAGCCTCGGGACGAGCCACCTTCCCTATTCGCTATGGAGTTGAAGTCAGTAATCGGGTGTTCGCGATCTTCAGCCTGAGCGCAGCGAGTTTAGTGGTGGCGCTGGTAAGTCTGCAGCTTATCCCACCCCTGGCAGTGATTAGCCTTGTACCCATTGGCTTAACGCTTATTACCTATCGCGGGGTTCTGAAATTGGGTGCGGAGATTGACTCTCAGCCACAACTGATGGCAGCCAATGTCATAGCGGCTAATGTGACGCCGCTATGCTTGGCGGTAAGTATTGCCTGGGGTTAACAGGCTTTAGGCTAAGGCTAAGGCTAAGGCTAAGGCGATGCATTAGACTTGATTAAGCTTGCATTGACATCATGATGACAAACACTGCCATGGCTACCGAGATCTGAGTCTGACGATCCATACCCTTACTTTTACATCTGTTGATTAGCTTCATAATTTTCATAACTTCATCCTTTTCATAACACTATGGTAGGCCTTATGGCCGTTTTAATGCCCTTTTGTGTTAGGCATGTATTACATTATGTAAAGAATACCTTACATGTCAAGTAAACATTACATAATGTCGTGGATATATTACAAACGGCTGTGCTCTAGCGGTGAAACCAAGCGGTACATCAGGCTACAGAATGAATGAACGAAAAACAACCAAACTATAACTAAGAGCGGCTTCTACGGTGCCCCGCGCACGGTAGCGCTGATGGCCGAGTATAGCTTTTAACATAGCCTTCCCTTAAAGGTGTATTCCTATTGCCCCTCTTTTAGAGGGGCTTTTTTATCTAGCTGTTTGGGGGAGAGACAAACTAGGCCTATTGAAATCATGATGATAGTCCTTGTTACGCATTTCGCAGAAACACGAGCGCCCTCGACCCTGATGACAAAAAGCACACCTAAAAGTGCTATTAATTTCCTATAAAAATATTCAATTTGAGTCCTACAGAGAATTAGATACTCTTGGACGAGAGAGGAGTTTCATTCGAAGAAATACTGTTCTTTTTGGGAAATGGTGGCTACTAGATGATCTGGAACACCGGAACTCAGACAGTTATGCAAACCGGCAGGTGTTCATCGTAGCCATGAGTGATTATGTGTATTACGGACCCTATGTAGAAACTCAGGACGAGATCTTTTTGAAGACCATCATTCCAAGTCGCAAACTCACGAAAAGGTACCTCGGAAGTCAAACGCCATGAAAGATTTAAAACTAAGCAGCGAAGAGCAGATTCTCGTTGAGGCTTTAGAAGCGGGTGAATTTCAATCCAAGCTTTCCGCCGAGCGTTTAGCCGATCTTGAGCAGGCAGCGGAGAATACCTTTAAGAAAGATAAACGTATTAATATCCGCATTTCATCTCGTGATTTACAGGCAATCCAATCGCGTTCGCTTCAGGAAGGAA containing:
- a CDS encoding HEPN domain-containing protein codes for the protein MDFPTYELLKEYQRDHRDSFNQDIGLRIHRALSWLHRSLHEQDDLDAQFVFLWIAFNSAYAYNSTSEYRVTETEQFSGFISRLVGHDSHQLLHRVLWTHYPNAIRVLLGNKFVFRPFWEAQMGEPMETGWLEQFERANQAANTALGRQDAATVLQIVMTRLYTLRNQILHGGATWNSAVNRDQLRDACALLSELVPCVISIMMSHAGEVWGPAHYPVIEG
- a CDS encoding prenyltransferase produces the protein MTIATVVQTFRPPFLVLTPICVFLGVSTASASGATLNTLQVALILLGCLCAHMSVNALNEYHDFKSGLDLQTQRTPFSGGSGALPSNPEAASIVLASGVACLAITLVIGVYFALTAAMQTLAVTAVAAVLVLTYTTILNRLPWFCLVAPGLGFGVLMVVGTHWVLAGEANALVWWLSLIPVLLLNNLLLINQYPDITADRASGRATFPIRYGVEVSNRVFAIFSLSAASLVVALVSLQLIPPLAVISLVPIGLTLITYRGVLKLGAEIDSQPQLMAANVIAANVTPLCLAVSIAWG